gttccTAAAGTGAGTACATggtaatttatataataatacatcTTACAACTAGaacttttgatttattatattatctatatgtattaaataatttagtttattatagttattttagatattattatttttaatttataactataagttattttataaaaagttatatcataagaagtttttaatcaaaattACTTGGATAAATAGTTAAATGGTTAAAACTTTTAgtgagatttaaaatctttttattaatcaaaagaaaatatttaaaaaatcaaaatcaagttCGAGCTCCACTTACTCAAactcttcatttatttttagttgAGTTCGAGCTGAATTCGAATAATATTAACAGCAATGGCCGAGTTTGAATAaggatatttaaattttattcgaCTTCAAACCAAATTCAAAAGAGTAAACATGTTATTCGAGTTCGAATATCTCTATTCGAATTTAATTCAACTCAGTTCGTTTGCAACTATACGACTTCAATCTTTAAGTCAATATGAGTTCGTAGATACCGTATTAAAGTCAATCTAACACgatgaatttattcatatttcttttaaatttatatttacaaaatcacaataaaatattaaagatatatagttcttttattttcagCACATTGTATTTTTGTGCAAGACGTACAAGTCATTAATTATATGCATAACCTCGTCCTAATAAAAAAGAGATAATGATAACCTTACATTTCGTTTAGTATTACTTTATCactcaattattttttcattttactctttgaatctaaattaaaaatctGAAGTTAGAAATGAGCTTcttacataatttaaaaaaaaaaaatcaatcaatcaaCATAATCACGTagcttaattaaaaataaatttaattttataaaaaattgacattcttttacttttttagtcagtttttataaaatttaatttatttttaattaaattacatgattgcattaattaattaaatttatttttcataaattatgTAAGAAGTTaatgttataaaatttttaatcctgattcaaataatcaaaaagaaaaaaaaaattaaatagtaaaataataataaaaaaatgtaagagaatcatttttctaaaaaaataattattagagcATCTATATTGGTCTATGCATATGTATATACAaagtcatatttgcataatatgagccTAAATTCATCTACACTagattatgcatcttcaaatatttacaTAACTATGAATAGTACCTTTACATGTTTaaagatctactattcactctctaaaatatattttattcattctttttctctcctcccactctctttctacatattttacttttaaatattttacaatatattttactcattcactccctaaaagatattttatttaaatattttacatatttaaagatcaaaccctattaaaaaaaagcaaaaaaaaaaaataaaatgataatattttattattattttgtctcaaatttgcataagTTAATGTGAAAGTTTTGcttatataacaaattaaattttcaaaatatatgattttatatatacatatgtctAAACCAATGTAAATGCTCTTAGATGAACTACAAATCAGCCGTTGGAAAATACTTGTCTGATACCTCACGGGTCAGGCAACCGGTAGTCGTAACATATgatgacaaaaaagaaaaaagaaaaatagtcaaGAAGGTAAACGGCAACTCCAACCCAACGTGCTCTAGGCTCTGGTTTTCGGCCATTCCATCTTCTTATCCTTCCGTTTTATACCCACTTCGTTCCTTGTTCTTTCCTCAAACCACACTCGACGAGAAAATCTTTTTGTTCATAACCTAAAACCTCACTAATTCCCAAGAAAAAACGATTCATGGGCAGAATAGGATTGTTCGATCTTGAGAGGCACTTTGCCTTCTATGGGGCGTACCACAGCAACCCAATCAACATTTTGATCCACACTGTCTTCGTGTGGCCAATCCTCTTCACGACTCTTGTGCTGTTGCACTTCACGCCTGCTCTCTATACTCCCTCCTCTCAAATTGACTTTTTCCCGTCTGGGTTCCTGGTTTTGAATTTTGGGTTCTTGTCCACTCTGATCTATTCCTTAATCTATGTGACTTTTGATAAGAGAGCTGGTTCTTTGGCCGCTTTGATGTGTTTTTCCTGTTGGGTTGGAGCTAGTTTGGTTGCTGATCGTCTTGGATTCTCTCTGGCGTGGAAGGTAATTGTTTTCCTTAATTCCGTTCTTTTGCTGAGAAAAAGGATTCGATTCTCTATGGGTAGTAAAAAGTTTCAGTTTTTGGGGGGGCATAGAATGTGATGTTAAAAGAACTAAAAAGTTTTCCTGGTTTTCTCAGCTTCCAAACAGAGCATAATTAATTCCAGGTGTTCTGTTTGTTCTGGTCTTCCACGATGTTCGTTTTCTTGACACTACTTACCTTCTCGTGTTTATTAATATCTACCGTGGGGTTGGAACTTATTAGATGGGGTTTGTGTGCTTGCTCTTTATTGAGAAGATGGTTAGGTATCCTCTTTGAGGCTACTGCCTTAGACAAAATTGTTGATTAGGGCTGTTTTAATTTGACCGGGTAATCGTGGCTTTATTCTGGGCTTCGCATTAAGTTCTAGCAGGACCCAATATTGGTTTGAAATGATCTCTATCTTTCTGTTGTTTGAAGCATGGTCAACCAAATGTCTTATCTTTCAATATTTAGCTTTCGcgaattatttattgttggaATGATCTGTGCTAGCATGGATGCAGATCTTGGCTTTTCCGTGCAACTCATTTGTTGATTGCCCTGATTCCTATGGGAATGGCTACATTCTTAGTTTTCACAGAGCAATTTAAGTTACTAGTTTATAATGGAAAATAGGGGTGCTAGGAGCATGGGAGGCATACATGTGATTGAAAACTCTCAAACCCACCCTTCTGAAGAATCCTAAAACTTCCTCAGGATTAGTTTTGGCGATGTCTCTCAAGTAATAATTCATATTATGGCAGaaattattgaaataaaaaaagaaaaaaatagcacTTGCTCCAAGTGTAAGGAGGAAaacggaattttttttttaattttttttattattaaatctatGTGATGCAATTAGAGCTTCTTGACAGAAAAGAAGATATTTAGATAATTCTTGTGGCCCCAGTGGTAACTcccttatctctctctctctctctctctgacttcCATCCCCCTCCCTCCCACAAGTCTACATGCCATTATGGTCTTCTTTTTCGCTTAAAGTAGAAATGTGGCGCCCCTCCATTTATGATCTATTAATTACAGCTCTTTACTAACAGTTGCACATTAAGCTCGATTTAGATAATTAATCTATATCAGAGTGTAGAATCATTGCTTTGATGAAGAACACAAAGACAGAGTAATAACGAGTTTTCATTCTCCCATGGAGTAGTGCAACATCAATCCAGTGACATCctacatttttcattttctttcttttcccacACAAAGTCTCTTTCATGTTTATAGGATGTCTTAACTAAGCTTGCTATTGGCTCATAGCGCATGCAATATATTTGTATAACATCGATCTCATTTCTGTCACTCAGTGGTGCTTATATGTGTGATGTGTTTCATAAGCAAGTTTCTGATGCTTGTGTAAGATGAGTTGCTCATAGGAGTAATAGATATCTTTTAGTAGACCATAGAAGAAACACAGGAAATATTTTACGTACTAACTTGCTTTATCGGGAAATATGTTTATTCCTCATTCCCTGATCACCTCAAGTAAGGTTTTCTGAACTTACCATTATATGGTAATTTTGAAGTGTTGCATGATAAAATATTGGCGTTTGTCTGGAAGGCTATGTTCAAAGTTATGCAATGGCTTGACTAGTCATTGGAGAAGGCATACGACATGAGCATACAAGTGAAAGCATTGAATAGATGATTGAAAGCACTTCTGAAGCTTGTTTTGACCCCTGAGTCCTCTTTTACTAAAAGCTGAATGGAGCAGcgatatattaataaaaaaaaaaaaaattgaccaattTTGGAGTGTTTTTACAAGCTAAGATTTCCTCCCATCCCGCcccacttttctttttttctttcttttttttttttttccccttttcgaGTTATTGGTAGGAATATTAATCAATGT
This Carya illinoinensis cultivar Pawnee chromosome 11, C.illinoinensisPawnee_v1, whole genome shotgun sequence DNA region includes the following protein-coding sequences:
- the LOC122281765 gene encoding 2-hydroxy-palmitic acid dioxygenase mpo1; amino-acid sequence: MGRIGLFDLERHFAFYGAYHSNPINILIHTVFVWPILFTTLVLLHFTPALYTPSSQIDFFPSGFLVLNFGFLSTLIYSLIYVTFDKRAGSLAALMCFSCWVGASLVADRLGFSLAWKVVLAAQLICWSGQFIGHGVFEKRAPALLDNLVQAFLMAPFFVLLEALQTFLGYEPYPGFHASVKAKIDADRKEWNSKKQKKLS